The sequence below is a genomic window from Harmonia axyridis chromosome 1, icHarAxyr1.1, whole genome shotgun sequence.
agagttcaaaatttaaaaataacccATTGGCGTAGGTACAAATCGTTCAGAATAGATTCGAGAACTTTAGAATTCTTTGGTATAAAACCTTTTAAATTAAGAATCTTATGTATAAGTTTCGAcgtataaaaaatgaagaaaaaccagTACGAACAATTGTAAAATGTTAAATATTTGATGGTTTAAAAAAAAGTGTACTTATATTTTTCCATGTCTTGAGCCATATTGTTTATATTTCCCTTGATGAATGTATATCTCCTGTTCATTTCATCATGGAATCTTTTCTAACATATTTCTCTCTTTCATTTCATCATCCTCCTGAGTCCCGATGTCCAATATGTTGGACATCCAGATTCAAGCCTATTATTAATATTGTAGTGAATTTACGACAGTAAATCCTTCGGTCCAACGTATTGGATGAATTTACGAACGCGTTGCATGCCCAGCTGTTTTGCTGTTATGCCACAGTGCGCTGTTAtttgtttatgaaaattttgttcatgATGGCCGCCTTTCGTCCTACAACTATTGACTGTAAGTATTGATTTTTTCCTATTTTATGTGTGATGTTTGTTTGTGTCACTGCATTAGTATTCTAAGAATgtaatcaaatcattttttttttactacaagtgttattgaacaaaaaatgacaATTTTTGTACCTGTCCATCCAGTTGGACAGTAGGTCATACTCAAACTTTTTCCACATAACGATACTTTCTCTTTCAGCGATTTTCGGGACGAAAAAACGACTGAGATTTGGAGTAGACGATGAAAAAATCGAACAACTTCTGGATGCCGACTGTTCAGACTTAGAATTAAATGATTTTTCTAATGATGGAGTTGATTTCGAGATTCAGCAAGATATCCAGGAAATTGAGGACGCTCCTGAGGACATTTTGTCTGAAGAAGATTCTGATGACGAGCCGCTAAGTGTGATTAGAGAAAGGATAACTACTGAACGGGTTTATAACAGAAACCGCatgaattggaaaatattgaaaaactttattccaCCAAACTTCGTGTTTGAAGAACCTGTTGACAACGTCGAATCTCGCAGAGATTGGAAAGTTCAGGACTATTTAAAAATGTATCTGGATGATGAGATTCTCCAGAATATTTGTGATTGCACGAATGTGAAATTTTTGGAAGAGAAGGGAAAATCAATGAATCTGATATTACCAGAAATTAAAAAGTTTATAGCTATTACAATTTTGATGTCATGTTTGAAATATCCCCAAGTAAGAATGTACTGGGCAAAAACAACTTAAGTTAGTGCAATAGCTACTGCAATGACCAGGGATCGATATTTCTTGATTAGGAATAACCTGAAAGTAGTGATCGATAACAATGTCACTCCTCAAGAAAAAACGCCCGACCGCTTGTACAAGATTCGTCCTCTAATTGATCGTATTCGGAAGGGGTGTTTGATGTTACCGAGATACTCAGAAGTTGCCATCGATGAACAAATGATTCCCTTCACTGGAGTTTGCAGAATGAAGCAATTTATTAGAGGTAAGCCTAATCCTGAGGgactgaaaaattttgtttgtgcGACCCCTGACGGGCTTATTCTCGACTTtgaaatttatcaaggaaaaaacacttttttacaTGAGAAATCTAAAAATCTAGGAATCGGCCCTTCATCTGTTATCAGATTAACTGAAACCTTGAAAGAAGGAACGCATATTTTCATTGACAGATACTTCACCACAATACCGCTTCTGGAATACATGTTGGAAAAAAAGATGACAGTCACCGGTACAATAATGAAATCTAGAATTCCCAGGAGTGTGCATTTAACACCTGAAAAGACAATGGCAAGACTTGGGCGAGGTTCTTCAGAAATGTCAGTTAGGGCAGACGGAAAAATTTCGGTGGTACATTGGTACGATATGAAAAGTGTTCTGATTGCTTCTACGGCTTTACAAGTAGAACCTCAAGACGAGTGTAAGCGATGGTCCAAAAAAGACACCAAATACATAAACATCCCAAGACCGAACATAGTCAGCAAATACAATTCCTGCATGGGGGGAATCGATCTGATTGACAGAATGATAAGTTATTATCGTATCAGCACCAGAACAAAAAAGTGGACAGTGAAGACTATTCTTCATTTAATGGACTTGGCAGTAGCTAACTCGTGGATTCTATACAGAAACgatagaaaaaaattaggtgACAGATCTgcagaaatttcgaaatttctcgATTTCCAGATTTTTTATGCAAATTATCTATTTGAAATTGCGAACCTGGAGAGTGCCACTGAAAATAAATTACCATCAATAATAACCAGAAACAGTTTCCACATGTCTGTTTCGCAAGTTTCCTCCCCATCTGCTTCAAAAGGGAAAAATCTACATCTACCAATTGTGGCGAGTGAACTCAAGAACGCAGTCAGATGTAAAAATCCAGGTTGCAAATTGAAAACTAAATTTTATTGTGAGAAATGTACCCTATTTTTGTGCTTGACAGGTAGCAATAAttgcttcagaaattttcatttgcatAATAATCTATAATGATATCGTCCTGATGTCCATCTCATtggacattattttttttgtacttccccttgaataaaatttttcaaaaaaattttgtgacgtTTTCAGTGTTAAATGAACCGAAATCCCAAATATCACCTTTATATCACCTTTAATATTATGTCGGGACTCAGGAGGATATtcattctttatttcattttttctgtgAATATATGTGAACTGTGAACTGAAAGTTTCAAGTCTTTCCGCTTGAATGTTTCCGgaccggacggacagaattaaattttaggaCAAATTCTTCAAAGTCCATTCCCgactaaaaattcgaaaatcacaGACCTGATAGCGAAATGTTTACGGAACTATCGATAAAAAACACAAACTTAAAACAAATGGCAGAGGCAATATTTTCTCCTCAACCTTATCATTGTTATTGTTTGATCATAATTTTGGTGTAATGGAACAGCTGTATGGCCATACCAATTTTATGAGCCATGATCTGATCATTATGTACCATCAACAAGTTAGAAATAATTCATTGGCGTAGGTTCAAACCGTTCACAATAGATTTAAAAAGGATTTAAGTCTTGagagaaaaattttgttttaaattccGAATTTATATCTTCAACTATTACTTAACGTAGGTAATTGGCAATTATCCTGAAtttgttaatttttatattttcgtaaGTCTTATTGCTGAAATATCGGTTCAATACATCTGCTATGGGACCCATTGAATTAAGAATCTTATCTATGAGTTTCGATGGCAAAAAATATGAAGAACCTGTACAAATAACTCTGAAATTTTTAATGTGTGGTGCTTTGATTATAGTTAATACCTATTTTCACAGCAGCTTCATGTTTTATATTGTTTTGGGTtgtattatttccttttattaaatttattgttGTATGTATGACATCCTCTGTTTATTTCATTGCTGACTTATTGCTAACAAATTTCTCTTGTTTAGTTTTTTAGcgattaattttttctatgaatttattcTGATTTTTTCATGATTGTTTGTACCAATTTCTATCGTATATCAATATCGTGCAGTAGTCTATTGGAATTTTACTCTTCTAACTACTTATTCTTGACCGTTTCAAACTAAGGTATcaaatttcagatttgaattcaatttacTTGGTCTTGATCAAAAATATATTCACTAGTAATAAAAACTGCAGACAAAATCCGCGCAAGCCACTGGATTCCTAGAAGCGTTgtcaaaacaatttcttttattcACTCAAAATATTGTAGGTTGTAGGTAAACTAGAAAAGTTCGCACTACCTTGAAAGTTTCATGTCTCTAGGTCTTTCCGTTTGACAGT
It includes:
- the LOC123688631 gene encoding uncharacterized protein LOC123688631; amino-acid sequence: MKILFMMAAFRPTTIDSIFGTKKRLRFGVDDEKIEQLLDADCSDLELNDFSNDGVDFEIQQDIQEIEDAPEDILSEEDSDDEPLSVIRERITTERVYNRNRMNWKILKNFIPPNFVFEEPVDNVESRRDWKVQDYLKMYLDDEILQNICDCTNVKFLEEKGKSMNLILPEIKKFIAITILMSCLKYPQVRMYWAKTT